Within Microaerobacter geothermalis, the genomic segment CCTTTGATGTGGCAGGTGCGGCCATTTGAACGTTATTTTGCTGTAAAGCCAGTAATACATCATCATCATTATATAACTGGGAGTTAGGAAATACTTGAACTTCTACACGGCCATTGGTATATTGTTCAGCTTTTTCCTTAAACATGAGGGCTGCTTGCCCTTTTGGAGTACTTTCAGCAACGACATGGCTAAATTTAATGATGATTTTATCATCAGAGGCCGTTTGTTTGTTTTCAGTGTTTTGTCCCTTTTCGGTTTCTCCACTGCTGGTTGAAGAAGAATTGGATTGTTCAGAACGTGCTCCACAGCCTGCCAATAGTGATACTGCCATCACTAAAGCAAAAGTAAGCAATAGCCATTTTTTCATTATTTTTACCCCCTAAAAAATTTTGAAATATCAGGCTTTTCTCTCCATCCGATGTTTTAAGCCTGACTTCAGATTATCAGTTATTATGAGTATTGAAAATAATTTGACCATTTTGGTATTTTTGTTCTTTTTGGTCAAGAAGTGATTCAGATCCGCTTCAAGTCTAAAGAACGGATCCCTTAAAAACATCTAGGTATTTCAAAGGTGGAGTTAGTTTGAGGGCAATTCCCGTTCTTTAGCCTCACTGCTTAAGTACGAACTCGAAGGGTGGCCTTGGTGAATTCTTTAGTTCCATCCCATCATCGTTTAGGGTTTAAAGTTTTTTACCTCTTGGATTAAATCAGGGCTTAGGATAGAAAATAGCTCATCATAGACTAAAGATAATCGCTGTTTCCATTCTTTTCTTTCTTCAGGAGTTTGAAAGTGTATTTCAATATCAGGCCACTGTTTAATCCTCTTCAGAACATCCTCATTTAATAGTTTGGCATTTTCCCTTAACCATTTGGTAGATTGGTCCATCGCTTCCTTAATGATTTGCTGATCAGACTCGGATAATGAGTTCCAAAATTCTTCATTGGTAATAACGGCATATCCCAAGTATCCGTGGTTGCTGATGGTCATGTGTTTTTGTACCTGATAAAATTTTTTGGAATAAATATTGGATAGGGTATTTTCCTGTCCATCCAATTTTCCAGTTTCCAAATTTTTAAAAACATCATTGAAGGGAGTAGGAACAGGGGTCACTCCCAATTTTCTGAACTGAGATTCAATCAATAGACTGGGCATCACACGAAAACGCTGTCCGAAAAAATCATCAGGGTGAATCAAAGGTCCACTATTGCTGGTCATTTGCTTAAATCCGTTATCCCACAGAGCTAGTCCTTTCACTCCTTTGTTCTCTAGGGTGGAAAATAATTTGTTGCCAAGGGGACCCTCGAAAGCCCGGGCCACATCATTCTCATCTTTAAACAAGTAAGGGAGATCCAATATTAACCACTCAGGAAACAAGTCCGTTAACTTGGATGTAGCAGGGGCAATGATTTGCACATCCCCCCTTAATAAAGCATTTAATTCTTCATCATCCCGGTATAAAAGGCCGTTGGGAAAAA encodes:
- a CDS encoding TRAP transporter substrate-binding protein, yielding MRNLFAILIFIVLGFGSAFYVGFGMGKSLEPKAYDVEQEGLKEKVIIKFSHVVAENTPKGIAAQRFAQLVNEKSEGRIEVQVFPNGLLYRDDEELNALLRGDVQIIAPATSKLTDLFPEWLILDLPYLFKDENDVARAFEGPLGNKLFSTLENKGVKGLALWDNGFKQMTSNSGPLIHPDDFFGQRFRVMPSLLIESQFRKLGVTPVPTPFNDVFKNLETGKLDGQENTLSNIYSKKFYQVQKHMTISNHGYLGYAVITNEEFWNSLSESDQQIIKEAMDQSTKWLRENAKLLNEDVLKRIKQWPDIEIHFQTPEERKEWKQRLSLVYDELFSILSPDLIQEVKNFKP